Proteins from a genomic interval of Siniperca chuatsi isolate FFG_IHB_CAS linkage group LG10, ASM2008510v1, whole genome shotgun sequence:
- the rpl10a gene encoding 60S ribosomal protein L10a isoform X1 has protein sequence MSKVSRDTLYEAVKEVLQGSLAKPRKFVESVELQISLKNYDPQKDKRFSGTVRLKTLPRPKFSVCVLGDQQHCDEAKAAELPHMDIEALKKLNKNKKLVKKLSKKYDAFLASESLIKQIPRILGPGLNKAGKFPSLLTHNENMNTKVDEVKSTIKFQMKKVLCLAVAVGHVKMTEDELVYNIHLAVNFLVSLLKKNWQNVRALYVKSTMGKPQRLY, from the exons ATGAG TAAGGTTTCCAGGGATACGTTGTATGAAGCCGTAAAAGAGGTCCTGCAGGGCTCTTTGGCCAAGCCAAGAAA GTTTGTGGAGTCGGTGGAGCTTCAGATCAGCTTGAAAAACTATGATCCCCAGAAGGACAAGCGTTTCTCCGGCACTGTCAG GCTGAAGACTCTTCCCAGGCCAAAGTTCTCTGTTTGCGTTCTGGGAGACCAGCAGCATTGTGACGAGGCCAAAGCTGCTGAACTGCCACACATGGACATCGAGGCTCTCAAGAAGctcaacaagaacaagaagctgGTCAAGAAGCTAT CCAAGAAGTACGACGCCTTCCTGGCCTCTGAGTCTCTGATCAAGCAGATCCCTCGTATCCTGGGCCCTGGCCTGAACAAGGCCGGCAAGTTCCCCTCCCTGCTCACCCACAACGAGAACATGAATACCAAGGTGGACGAGGTCAAATCCACCATCAAATTCCAGATGAAGAAG GTGCTCTGTCTTGCTGTAGCTGTAGGACACGTGAAGATGACAGAGGATGAGCTTGTGTACAACATCCACCTGGCTGTCAACTTCCTGGTGTCTCTTCTGAAGAAGAACTGGCAGAACGTGCGTGCCCTCTACGTCAAGAGCACCATGGGCAAACCCCAGCGCCTCTACTAA
- the rpl10a gene encoding 60S ribosomal protein L10a isoform X2, whose amino-acid sequence MSSSRPICITLPKRSAGHRPWWWYGLKTLPRPKFSVCVLGDQQHCDEAKAAELPHMDIEALKKLNKNKKLVKKLSKKYDAFLASESLIKQIPRILGPGLNKAGKFPSLLTHNENMNTKVDEVKSTIKFQMKKVLCLAVAVGHVKMTEDELVYNIHLAVNFLVSLLKKNWQNVRALYVKSTMGKPQRLY is encoded by the exons ATGTCCTCAAGCCGACCAATTTGCATTACGTTACCAAAGAGGTCAGCTGGACACCGGCCATGGTGGTGGTATGG GCTGAAGACTCTTCCCAGGCCAAAGTTCTCTGTTTGCGTTCTGGGAGACCAGCAGCATTGTGACGAGGCCAAAGCTGCTGAACTGCCACACATGGACATCGAGGCTCTCAAGAAGctcaacaagaacaagaagctgGTCAAGAAGCTAT CCAAGAAGTACGACGCCTTCCTGGCCTCTGAGTCTCTGATCAAGCAGATCCCTCGTATCCTGGGCCCTGGCCTGAACAAGGCCGGCAAGTTCCCCTCCCTGCTCACCCACAACGAGAACATGAATACCAAGGTGGACGAGGTCAAATCCACCATCAAATTCCAGATGAAGAAG GTGCTCTGTCTTGCTGTAGCTGTAGGACACGTGAAGATGACAGAGGATGAGCTTGTGTACAACATCCACCTGGCTGTCAACTTCCTGGTGTCTCTTCTGAAGAAGAACTGGCAGAACGTGCGTGCCCTCTACGTCAAGAGCACCATGGGCAAACCCCAGCGCCTCTACTAA